The following proteins are encoded in a genomic region of Mycteria americana isolate JAX WOST 10 ecotype Jacksonville Zoo and Gardens chromosome 14, USCA_MyAme_1.0, whole genome shotgun sequence:
- the C14H20orf204 gene encoding uncharacterized protein C20orf204 homolog isoform X2 — MILPRALSCAVLLLLLVAVLSRGKRCSIAKILRQYRAVIFHEIQNLKNLSGWEDRSRRAGPACRSDKDQKILLSIYNISMSLREVPAGTLRGPEELAVWKVARNTDFVLRENCRKISKSPPRVPAQPRRRGPGRRRKQLREIGRKAERLATCWEKLYALHAPRRAPRDS; from the exons ATG ATTCTCCCCCGGGCGCTCTCCTGCGCTGTTCTGCTCCTCCTGCTCGTCGCCGTGCTCAGCAGAGGGAAGAGGTGCAGCATCGCCAAAATCCTCCGGCAGTACCGCGCCGTCATCTTCCACGAGATCCAGAACCtg aaaaaCCTGAGCGGGTGGGAGGACAGGAGCAGAAGGGCCGGGCCGGCTTGTCGTTCGGACAAG GACCAGAAGATCCTGCTCTCCATCTACAACATCAGCATGTCCCTGCGGGAGGTGCCGGCCGGCACCCTGCGTGGCCCCGAGGAGCTGGCGGTGTGGAAGGTGGCCAGAAACACCGACTTCGTGCTCAGGGAGAACTGCAGGAAAATCAGCAAG AGCCCACCGCGcgtcccagcacagccccggcgcAGGGGACCCGGCCGCAGGAGGAAGCAGCTGCGGGAGATcgggaggaaggcagagaggcTGGCGACCTGCTGGGAAAAGCTCTACGCCCTGCACGcaccccgccgcgccccgcgggaCTCGTAG
- the C14H20orf204 gene encoding uncharacterized protein C20orf204 homolog isoform X1, with protein MKLEQFLKGFAPRGDSRAGRMASGRGGRCSPSCTRCVRRGGTGLMEAYGEGLKAEPGASLRPWLPPADTEPFPVQILPRALSCAVLLLLLVAVLSRGKRCSIAKILRQYRAVIFHEIQNLKNLSGWEDRSRRAGPACRSDKDQKILLSIYNISMSLREVPAGTLRGPEELAVWKVARNTDFVLRENCRKISKSPPRVPAQPRRRGPGRRRKQLREIGRKAERLATCWEKLYALHAPRRAPRDS; from the exons ATGAAGCTGGAGCAGTTTCTCAAGGGCTTTGCTCCAAGAGGAGACAGTCGGGCTGGGAGGATGGCCTCTGGGAGAGGAGGCAGGTGCTCTCCCTCCTGCACGCGCTGCGTCCGCAGAGGGGGAACAGGTCTGATGGAGGCTTATGGTGAGGGGCTGAAGGCAGAGCCCGGAGCATCCCTTCGTCCCTGGCTTCCCCCAGCTGACACGGAGCCCTTCCCTGTGCAGATTCTCCCCCGGGCGCTCTCCTGCGCTGTTCTGCTCCTCCTGCTCGTCGCCGTGCTCAGCAGAGGGAAGAGGTGCAGCATCGCCAAAATCCTCCGGCAGTACCGCGCCGTCATCTTCCACGAGATCCAGAACCtg aaaaaCCTGAGCGGGTGGGAGGACAGGAGCAGAAGGGCCGGGCCGGCTTGTCGTTCGGACAAG GACCAGAAGATCCTGCTCTCCATCTACAACATCAGCATGTCCCTGCGGGAGGTGCCGGCCGGCACCCTGCGTGGCCCCGAGGAGCTGGCGGTGTGGAAGGTGGCCAGAAACACCGACTTCGTGCTCAGGGAGAACTGCAGGAAAATCAGCAAG AGCCCACCGCGcgtcccagcacagccccggcgcAGGGGACCCGGCCGCAGGAGGAAGCAGCTGCGGGAGATcgggaggaaggcagagaggcTGGCGACCTGCTGGGAAAAGCTCTACGCCCTGCACGcaccccgccgcgccccgcgggaCTCGTAG